From Chroogloeocystis siderophila 5.2 s.c.1, one genomic window encodes:
- a CDS encoding DUF502 domain-containing protein, translating into MFERLKQDLKNDLIAGLLVVIPLATTIWLTVTIATWVIDFLTQIPKQLNPFDGMHPLLVDLLSLAVGLTVPLFSILLIGLMARNIAGRWLLDVGEQLLQAIPLAGSVYKTLKQLLETLLRDSNGKFRRVILVEYPRKGMWAIAFVTGSISSDIQSQLARPVLSIFIPTTPNPTTGWYAIVPEDEVITLKMSIEDAFKVVISGGIVASPPIQPLVVPKERTLESPRGEF; encoded by the coding sequence GTGTTTGAACGCCTTAAACAAGACTTAAAAAACGACTTGATCGCAGGGCTATTAGTAGTCATTCCACTGGCTACTACAATTTGGCTAACCGTTACGATCGCGACATGGGTTATCGACTTTCTCACACAAATTCCTAAGCAACTGAATCCCTTTGATGGTATGCATCCACTTTTAGTGGATCTGTTAAGTCTAGCAGTAGGGTTAACCGTACCGTTATTTAGCATTTTGCTCATCGGTTTGATGGCGCGCAATATTGCGGGACGGTGGTTGCTCGATGTGGGAGAGCAACTTTTGCAAGCGATTCCCTTAGCAGGCTCAGTCTACAAAACGCTTAAACAGTTGCTAGAAACTTTGCTAAGAGATAGCAACGGTAAGTTTCGCCGCGTTATCTTAGTAGAGTATCCCCGCAAAGGAATGTGGGCGATCGCATTTGTGACAGGCAGCATCAGCAGTGACATCCAGTCGCAATTAGCTCGCCCTGTATTGAGTATTTTTATTCCGACAACTCCAAATCCAACGACTGGTTGGTACGCAATTGTCCCCGAAGATGAAGTTATTACCTTAAAAATGTCGATCGAAGATGCCTTTAAGGTAGTTATCTCTGGAGGTATCGTTGCTAGTCCTCCCATACAACCTTTAGTTGTTCCTAAAGAGCGTACACTCGAATCACCACGTGGTGAGTTTTGA
- the nusB gene encoding transcription antitermination factor NusB, which translates to MQPRRIARELALLSLSQLPSSPEKLETQQLSNMVLAAVRTLTTEVQDTLTTAAAELQRASDRLLSSETRASDLRTSRSMVDESIQLTQSAINRIGTALELPELIQLANQPEFDVRTYALQVVRAVNIHRPEIDEQLNAALVDWQVSRLARIDRDLLRIAVAEILYLGVPDRVAINEAVELAKRYSGDDGHRFINGVLRRISEQTQAAYPKS; encoded by the coding sequence ATGCAACCTCGTAGAATTGCCCGCGAACTGGCTCTACTTAGCTTGAGCCAACTACCAAGTTCACCCGAAAAACTAGAAACACAGCAACTGTCAAATATGGTGTTGGCAGCCGTCAGGACTTTGACAACCGAAGTTCAAGATACATTGACGACCGCCGCAGCCGAACTACAACGCGCGAGCGATCGCTTATTAAGTAGCGAGACACGCGCCAGCGACTTACGCACCTCTAGGTCAATGGTAGATGAGTCAATTCAACTCACTCAAAGCGCAATTAACCGAATTGGTACAGCGCTAGAACTACCCGAACTCATTCAACTAGCAAACCAACCTGAATTTGACGTTCGTACCTACGCGCTACAAGTTGTCCGCGCCGTGAATATTCATCGCCCAGAAATTGACGAACAGCTAAATGCTGCATTAGTCGATTGGCAAGTATCGCGTCTTGCACGCATCGACCGCGACTTACTCCGCATCGCAGTTGCAGAGATATTATACTTAGGCGTTCCAGATCGCGTAGCCATCAACGAAGCGGTAGAACTTGCTAAGCGTTACAGTGGAGATGACGGACACCGATTTATTAATGGTGTTCTCCGCCGCATCAGCGAACAAACACAAGCTGCTTACCCAAAATCTTAG
- the ftsY gene encoding signal recognition particle-docking protein FtsY, giving the protein MVFNWFRRQFSSNEQAAPATEEQSTATPPVPEPTPEEEQREPLQDSADYLSFAKAAYKNIQQRQAQTQSVVEPAQDAATTNEETSIEVVESETTYSEAETLPSEPITTEDEPQPSVVPESLPSEPVTTENELLISDEITVTDATTESLPFWARAEAERQARLERLKATAIEEPESVSATAAETPQVTDEALSIPGLAFDEGFLWSAEILAAQGRKPEDISIEEITWLKKLRQGLDKTRRNIVNQLKAIVGQGPLNQAAVLEIEALLLQADVGVEATDYVINALQERIKQEALPPEVAIAYLKEILRDMLDQPLKVHKATFAPEKDTLNIWLMTGVNGAGKTTTIGKIAHIAQKSGYKCLIAAADTFRAAAVEQVKIWGSRSGVDVIANPGQNTDPAAVVFDAITAAQSRNIELLLVDTAGRLQNKKNLMDELSKIRRIVDKKAPNAKIESLLVLDATLGQNGLRQAEVFAQAAQLSGVVLTKLDGTAKGGVALAVVRQLNLPIRFIGAGEGIEDLRPFSSYEFVEALLSS; this is encoded by the coding sequence ATGGTTTTTAATTGGTTCCGTCGTCAATTTAGTAGTAATGAGCAAGCTGCTCCCGCAACCGAGGAACAGTCTACAGCTACACCACCTGTACCAGAACCGACACCTGAAGAAGAACAGCGCGAACCATTACAAGATTCAGCTGACTACTTAAGTTTTGCTAAAGCAGCTTACAAAAATATTCAACAAAGACAAGCGCAAACCCAATCTGTTGTTGAGCCAGCACAAGACGCAGCTACGACCAATGAAGAAACTTCAATCGAAGTAGTAGAATCAGAAACGACTTACTCGGAAGCAGAAACTTTGCCGAGTGAACCCATTACGACAGAAGATGAGCCACAACCTTCTGTAGTGCCAGAAAGCCTGCCAAGTGAACCCGTCACGACAGAAAATGAGCTCTTAATCAGTGACGAAATAACAGTAACTGACGCGACAACCGAATCTCTACCGTTTTGGGCGAGGGCAGAAGCTGAACGCCAAGCGCGACTAGAAAGACTCAAAGCAACAGCAATTGAGGAACCCGAATCAGTTTCTGCTACAGCAGCAGAAACTCCACAAGTCACAGACGAAGCACTATCAATTCCTGGTTTGGCATTTGATGAGGGTTTCTTGTGGTCAGCTGAAATTTTAGCCGCGCAAGGGCGTAAACCAGAAGATATTTCGATTGAAGAAATTACCTGGCTCAAAAAGCTACGCCAAGGTTTAGATAAGACTCGCCGTAATATTGTCAATCAACTCAAGGCGATTGTTGGGCAAGGACCACTCAACCAAGCAGCAGTACTAGAAATTGAAGCGCTACTATTGCAAGCAGACGTTGGTGTTGAAGCTACAGACTATGTAATTAACGCCCTACAAGAGCGAATTAAGCAAGAGGCATTACCCCCAGAAGTTGCGATCGCCTATCTCAAAGAAATTCTACGAGATATGCTCGATCAACCCTTAAAAGTGCATAAGGCTACATTTGCTCCCGAAAAAGACACGCTCAATATTTGGTTGATGACCGGAGTCAATGGTGCGGGTAAAACAACAACGATTGGTAAAATTGCGCATATTGCCCAAAAGTCCGGCTACAAATGTCTAATTGCTGCGGCGGATACTTTCCGCGCGGCGGCGGTCGAGCAAGTTAAAATTTGGGGTTCGCGTAGTGGCGTTGATGTGATTGCCAATCCAGGACAAAATACTGATCCTGCGGCGGTCGTATTTGATGCAATTACAGCTGCACAATCACGCAACATTGAATTACTTTTAGTTGATACTGCGGGACGACTCCAAAATAAGAAAAATCTCATGGACGAACTCAGTAAAATTCGTCGTATTGTTGATAAAAAAGCTCCCAACGCTAAAATTGAATCGCTACTTGTTCTCGATGCAACTTTGGGGCAAAACGGTTTACGTCAAGCGGAAGTTTTTGCCCAAGCGGCTCAACTGAGTGGTGTTGTCTTAACAAAACTCGATGGTACGGCGAAAGGAGGAGTTGCACTAGCGGTCGTACGGCAACTCAATCTCCCGATTCGCTTTATCGGTGCAGGTGAGGGAATTGAAGACTTACGCCCGTTTTCTAGCTACGAATTTGTGGAAGCACTGCTTAGTAGTTAA
- a CDS encoding PP2C family protein-serine/threonine phosphatase has product MSVSQSSSQPTADRNSNANTDSTPILALKQLVARLHKEQHKIHDLLSSLGFALRSFNNLNQFLELIPLMATRVTDADGGALVLFKPNGQVRLERLHCQDSRQSQNIRKALEMAINAVTASLMTAPKIVPAAATAALDDQVSRYLGSDIQLFGTTIFVKQSERGRLYVFSSKPEYTWTENRQKLVRLVADQTAVAIENDELTAELRKKERMNRELEIGAEIQLRLLPRQCPKIAGIALAARCQPASHIGGDYYDFIPTNCHPTSEAKLSGDTPCRWGIVIGDVMGKGVPAGLLMTMTQGILRAEVPNGNSPAQILQKLNQVIYAHLENSHRFITLFCSAYDPQTQTLYYSNAAHNPPLLWQAATGNVKRLDTWGMLIGLDAQSQYEDAHIQLHPGDTIIYYTDGFTDAANQSGDRFDEENLIRHFYWACQHCQEPQAILEYLFEQVYRFTGSANQNKDDMTLVVLQAN; this is encoded by the coding sequence GTGTCTGTGTCTCAATCTTCCTCGCAACCTACTGCTGACCGCAATAGCAACGCCAACACTGATAGCACTCCTATTTTGGCGCTTAAACAACTTGTAGCGCGTCTGCACAAAGAACAGCACAAGATCCACGATCTATTGAGTTCTCTTGGGTTCGCCCTGCGAAGCTTTAATAATCTCAATCAGTTTTTGGAACTCATTCCCCTGATGGCAACACGCGTAACAGATGCTGATGGCGGGGCATTAGTTTTATTTAAGCCTAACGGTCAAGTTCGCTTAGAACGACTTCATTGTCAAGATAGTCGTCAAAGTCAAAACATCCGCAAGGCGCTAGAAATGGCGATCAACGCGGTCACTGCTTCTTTAATGACCGCGCCGAAAATTGTTCCCGCAGCTGCGACGGCGGCTTTAGACGATCAAGTTAGCCGCTACCTGGGATCAGACATTCAACTATTTGGCACGACAATTTTTGTCAAACAATCCGAACGCGGGCGACTTTATGTCTTTAGCAGCAAACCCGAATACACCTGGACAGAAAATCGACAAAAGTTAGTCCGCTTAGTTGCTGATCAAACCGCAGTCGCCATTGAAAACGATGAATTGACAGCGGAACTGCGCAAAAAAGAACGCATGAATCGAGAATTGGAAATCGGTGCAGAAATTCAACTACGACTGCTACCCCGCCAGTGTCCAAAAATTGCGGGAATCGCTTTAGCCGCGCGCTGTCAACCAGCAAGTCATATCGGAGGAGATTATTATGATTTTATTCCTACCAACTGTCATCCTACTAGTGAAGCAAAGCTGAGTGGCGATACTCCGTGTCGTTGGGGAATTGTGATTGGAGATGTGATGGGAAAAGGTGTTCCCGCAGGTTTATTGATGACGATGACACAGGGAATATTACGTGCAGAAGTTCCTAACGGTAATTCACCAGCCCAGATTCTCCAAAAATTAAATCAGGTCATCTATGCGCATTTAGAAAATTCGCACCGTTTTATCACTTTATTTTGCTCTGCCTACGATCCCCAAACTCAAACGCTGTATTACAGTAATGCTGCTCACAACCCACCATTGCTTTGGCAAGCCGCAACAGGAAATGTCAAACGCTTGGATACGTGGGGAATGCTGATTGGGTTAGATGCACAAAGTCAGTATGAAGACGCCCATATTCAACTGCATCCAGGAGATACGATTATTTACTACACTGATGGTTTTACTGATGCAGCGAATCAAAGCGGCGATCGCTTCGATGAAGAAAACCTCATTCGTCACTTCTACTGGGCTTGTCAGCACTGTCAAGAACCGCAAGCCATCCTTGAATATCTGTTTGAGCAAGTGTATCGCTTTACTGGCTCTGCAAACCAAAATAAAGATGACATGACACTTGTTGTCTTGCAGGCAAATTAA